The genomic segment TAGCCATTAATGTTTTCATGATAGTATCTGAAGCTTTATCCTGAATAAAGATTCCAGGTACTCCGGTTGACCCTGAAGTGGTCGAAACCATATAGCGCCCTAAATAAAGATGTCCAACTAATGACATATTTGACACGAATTCCTTTACACCTTCTATGGTGATTTCTGGATCAGTTACCCAATCATTAAAATGGTCCATGAGTTCTGATTTGGTGACTGGAGGGATTTGCTGTATGCTTGAAATCCGTTCAGGCAACTCGCTATATTTTTGTGCGTAATATTGAGAGTTTGATCTTGCAAAACTAATAAGGTCAGTTAAACGAGATAGTTGCCGAGAGAGAATGTCTTCTGGTTTGCCTCGTTTAACCTTCCAGATATCCGTAACTGCTTTTAAAGGTGAAATATTCTCCATGTATGTCATTCCCATCTCTCTGTTTTAATTTTTTATGGTCAATACTATTTACAGTAAAATGGACATTTAAAAATTACATAATGCAAGAAGTCTGATAAAAAATCAAACAGCTTATGGCTTAAAAGCTTTATATGCCCTTAGTGTGCCCGTGATAGTTGAAAATTGTCCAGTTTCTTCTATTAAAACAAATCCTGTTTCTTTTAATAGGCTAGGGATAACCCCTTTAACATGATTTGAAGTTGTTTCAAACCCATCTAAAAATTGAATAGGAAAAAATGCAACACGCATCAACCAATTTTGTGGCTTTTCAAAATCAATAATATGGAATTGGCCACCAGATTTGAGTGTCCGATAAACTTCTTCAAATGTTTTCTTTTTCATTTCCAGAGTTAAATGATGAATAAATAAACTTGTAAATATGTGATGAAATAGATTATTGGAAAAGGGAAGTTTATAAGAAAACCCTTCCTCAAAGGTGATATTATTAACTTGAGTTTCTTTAATTTTCTCCATAGCAATTGATAATATTTCAGGATCAGCATCAACCCCAATTACTTGCACACCAGGTTGTGATTGCTGTATTAAAAGTGCCAGCGTACCTGTACCGCAAGCTAAATCCATTATCGTTTCCTTTTGTTGGAGGTTTGCTTGCTTAACTAAATGCGTTTTAAACTTTTTTTCTTGCATTCCCCATTGAATTAACGGATCATAAAATCGAGTCATCCAATGGTATTTTAGTGCAGGGATATAATCACCTTTCTTGTTTTTATCCATTAAACATGCATCCCTTCATTTATAATAACTTATGATGATTTTTGGATTACTTATAAACTAAGAGCGAAAATAAAGTAACATGTTGATCTTACGATTTGTGACATAAAAGAATATGAAACACTTCGCTTCTTTATTCAAGTAAATATTTGAATATTGACATTAAAGCTTGCTCATTATAAGCTAATCACATATTTTTAATGAGGTGGGAAAATTGTCATTAGTTGATAAAAATATAAAAGATACTCTAAAAGATGAATGTGAGATCTATTGTTATGACCCTATAAAAGTATCAAGGTTACAAGATTTGTTAAGTTCTAAAAGTACACTTCATCTATCAAAAAAATTTAAACTTCTTGCTGATGAGACACGATTAAAGATTATTCTTTCATTAGCTATAGAAGGGGAACTTTGTGTATGTGATGTGGCTAATATTATTCAGTCCTCTATAGCTACAGCTTCGTATCATTTGAGGTTTTTAAAACGCTCAGGTGTAGCTAACTATAGAAAGGAAGGTAAATTAGCATTTTACTATATCGATGATGAAATTTTTAAATCGATGGTTCTACTTTCTTTTCATCATAAGGAGAGTTGAATAAGAATAGAAATTCGGATATGTTTAAAATACATTTTCAAAAATACTGTCAATTTACATAAGTGGAGGGGATCTACAAGATTATTCCCCTCCAATAACATAGATAAAAATGAATTTAGATTTATCACATAAACTTTTAGTTAGCTTTAAAAGAATTTATTTCTTTATGCATAAGAGTGTAGACCAGCAATAATTAGATTAACGAAAATTAGGTTGAAAATAATAATTCCAAAACCTATTACTCCGAGCCATGCTGATTTTTCACCATGCCAACCTTTCGATAGGCGGAGGTGTAAATAGGCAGCATAAAATAACCATGTAATTAAGGCCCATACCTCCTTAGGATCCCATCCCCAGAAACGCGTCCACGCAATTTGAGCCCAGATCATCGCAAAAATAAGAGCACCCAAAGTGAATATTGGAAAACCTATTGCAACGGATCTGTATCCGATTTCATCGACCAAATCAAGTTTGATATTTTTCGTTAATGGCTGAAGCGCTGCAGCAATTCTTTTTCTTAAAATCAGTCTTAGCACCCCGTATAAAAATAAACCTGTAACAGATGACCAGATAACTGTGTTTAGTTTGCCTGCTGCAATGATAGCTGGTACTTCAACAAAGGCTTCCATTTTACCTTTTGTAAGTAATTCACCTTGATTTGGACCTACAATGGAAGGTAGATTATATGTCATTTCAACCTCTTGATCATTTTTATCAACCCATTTGTAGACGGCTTCATACTCCATCCCTCTGAAAACACTTGTAACCACTACAAAAGCAAGTGTCGCCACAATCGTGTACATGACAACTTCTAGCCAAAAGGTCCCTTTTGAGCGTTTCGTCTGATCAACAGAACGAAGTAAATAAATGACCCCTGAAATGAAACTACTGGCCAAAATAGCTGAACCTAGTGCAGTTGTTGTTACGTGAATAGCAAGCCAATCGCTTTGAAGTGCTGGTATTAATGGAGAAATGTCTGTCGGAAACATACTCCCATAAGCAATAATCAATAATGTTATTGGTAAAGTAAACAAACCTAATACTGCTACCTTATAGATAAAATAAAGAATTATGAAAGCCAGGACCATCATCATGCTAAAGGCTGTAATGAATTCAAACATATTACTAACAGGCGCTTGTCCAGAAGCGACCCATCGAGTAATAAAATATCCCAAATGGGAAGCAAAAGCTAGAATAGTGATAGTTATTGCGACTTTTGCCCATTTACTTGGTTTTTCATATTGTTTTCTCTTATCTCGAATAGCTCCTCCAAATAAAAATGTTGCAACTAGATATAGTAAGAATGCTGCATATAATAAGTTACTGCTAAGGGCTACCACATCATTTCCTCCTTTACGAATTTTAGCTTTTCTCGTTTGTTTGATCGGTTAGTTCTTGAATGCTGGTTTCTTTTAAAATACCGTTCACTTCATTTTGTATACCATACCAATTTTTATTTGTATGTCCTGCAATTAATACGTTGTCACCATCCCGTCTAATCCATATACGTCTATGATTCCAATACATTCCTTGAATAACTCCAATCATGAAAATAGCACCGCCAACTCCTAGAAACCATAACGTATTATCTTTCCGAACTGTAAGGGCTGACAGGTTTTTTGTTTCAACGCCTTCAAATTTCATTTTTAATTGATTATCTTCGTCTGGGTCAAATGTTTGTTTAATGGCAATAAAGCTTCTTTCACCTTCTGGTTTTTCAGGAGATATCATGTTAAATACAAATGCTGGATTGTCGGGAACACGGTTTTTTGTATCAGGTACACCTTCACTATTGAAATAGAAGTTTGGCAAATAAGTCACAATTTCAACTTTATACCCATTGCCTAAATCATACTCCTTGTTTGGCTCTAACAAATCAACTTTAATCTTGCCAAAACTTTCTTCTGTCTCTTTGTCTACTAAATTAAAATTAAACTTATTTAGTTCATTTAATTTATAAGAGGTTTGATAAAGAGCATATGAATCGTGTTTTAAGGGGTAATTAACTCTAATTTGTTCATCTTTTATCTTTTCAAGTTCAGGTTCTGCCCCGTGAACAATTTCACCCTTTCGTTCATACAAAGTCACGTTTGTTTGAAAGTTTTTAACGACATTTCCATCTCCGACTCGTGAAAGAGTATTAGAAAAAACTTCATCCTCTTGATCTTTTTGATAGGTATCCATAATGAACTTATCGCTGGTTAAATAGTATTTTCCATCGGTTCCTGGGATAACACTTGTTTCACCGTCACGAATCCAAAGCATTTCGTCTACATACATCCCCGGCACAAATCGCAGCATTCCTCCAATGAGGAAAATAATTAGTCCAACATGGTTCACATAAGGTCCCCATCTTGAAAATCGACTTTTTTCAGCTAGAAAATGACCATTTTCTTCACGTACTTGATAACGCTTCCTCTTCAAGTTGGATATTATCAAATCCAGTTGTTCATCAAGGTTCTCTTCGACATTTGTTTCACTGAAAAGACGTTGTCTACGCAAGAAACTTTCATGACGTGTAATCCCTTGCTTTTTCAAAGCGCGATACAATGGAATAAACCGGTCCAAACTCGCGACAACAAGTGATATCCCAAGAGCTGCTATTAATAAAAAATACCACCATGAACTATATAGATTGTGAAAACCTAATTCATAATACATTTGTCCAAGAAATCCATATTCATCTTTATAAAACTCTTGTGGGACAACGGTTGGAGGAATATACATCTCTTGAGGAAAAATGGTTCCAATCGCAGAAGCAATTAAAAGAAGAACAATTATCCAAATTCCTACTTTAACGGATGAGAAAAAGTTCCAAATCTTATCGATAAGTGACTTTTTATATGTTTGTGAGCGTCTTGCGCCTCCATCGTATCTCATATCCAATAGTTTTTCAGAAACTTCATCCTTCTTATTCCCGATAGTTCGTCCACAAGATTCACAAAGAACCGTTCCATGTGGAATGGAGTGACCACATTCGCATTTGACATGTTCCATTCTAATAACTCCTTACGATTTAATCATTTAAATATACTTAACTACACTTTTAATTTTTCAGATTTGCTTTTTAATCCATTAAAAAGAATGATTCTAAAAACCCCTTAAAATCCAGTAAATCCTCCGAACAAACTTGTTAAGACTGCAATAATTTTTGTCATCATATTAAAGTACAATAATCCCCCCATCACAATCATCAAAATGCCTCCTATTGACATAAAGATTGCACTGTGTTTCTTTAGAAAAGTCATCTTATCGATAAATAAAGACATTAATAGAAATGGAATAGAAAAACCTAAGACATAGAACAGCATGTATAGTAATCCTTTTCCTGGGTCTGATACACCTAATGCAATGACACCTGCAAGAATTGGACCTGTACAAGGAGTCCATCCAGCAGCAAAACCAAGCCCAATTAAAATTGATCCAATATAACCTGAAGGCCTCTTTTGAAAATGAATTTTCTTATCAGAAAGTAGGAAATCAAATTTAAGAACCCCTGTTAGAACTAAACCAAAAAACACCATCACAATAGCTCCAAGTTGCCTTAACAAATCTTGATAATCCATAAAAAATGTACCGATAAAAGAAGTAGAAAGTCCCAAAGCTAAAAATATGATGGAAAATCCTACCAAAAACAAGATGGTGTGTATAAAAGCTTTCCTTCTTAAAATACCTTTTCCTTCTTTTAGGTCATTTATAGACACTCCTGTAATATAGGAAAGAAAAGCTGGATACAAAGGAAGTGAACAAGGCGAAATAAATGATAAAAGACCTGCACCAAATGCAAGAAATAAGCTTAGTTGTTCCAAAAAGATACCACCTAACTGTTTATTAATTCTATGGCTTAATGAGTTCCATGTAATTTGCTATATCCCTTTCGGTCATACTTCCTGTGATCACTTTTAACACTTTTCCTTTCTTATCGATCAAAAATGTTGTAGGAATCGGGGTTATGTCATATGCTTCCGTCACAGCTCGATCTTTATCTTTAAGTATAGGAAATGTAAGCCCATGCCTATTTACAAACGATTCAATAGCAATATCACTTTCTGCAATATTAACCGCCAATATCTCTACACCAAGATTCTTAAAATGGTTATACTGTCTTTCCATATATGGCATTTCCTTTTCACAAGGCTTGCACCAAGTACCCCAAAAGTTTAGAAAAACTCCTTTTCCTTTTAAATCAGAAAGTTGAACGTTGTTACCGTTCATATCTTCAAGAACAAAATCAGGTGCTTGATCCCCTGCTTGAACCCGTATTCTTTCAGTGAAAAAGTTTTGATAAAGAGTATAGGCTACTGCTAAAGCCATAAGAAGTAGAAGGCTAATACGTACAATAGATCTGGTTCTTTTGTTTTTCATTTTACTCTCCCTTTTTATTTTCATTCAAACCAACATTTTAATGTTGACATTTTACATTAATAATTTTAATCTAAAAGCACAATATACTCAAATGATTATTTGAATAATAACTTCCAATATTTTCACCTAAAATACTATCTATTAATTTTAGGATCGTGCAAAGTGAAATTCTAAATCATTACATGAAGGGTAAATAATAGAATGTGTAACAAACTAACACAACAAAATATATTCTATTCCGTATTTTAAAAAGGAGTTTTTTTATGAATTTAATTTTAACTATTCTCTCTGCTTTAGGGTCTTTTATAGTAACCAATATCGATGATATTTTTGTCTTGATGTTGCTGTTCTCTCAGGCAAGTTCACAAGCTAAAGCAAGTAATGGCCGAACGGTTAACATGCAGCCGAAGGGAAGTCGTATTTACCCTAAAGATATAGTCATTGGCCAATATCTTGGTTTTGCACTTTTAGTTTTAATTAGCCTTTTAGCTACATTTGGAGTAACACTCATTCCTGATCAGTGGGTAGGATTATTAGGACTAATCCCGATCTACCTAGGAGTTAAACTGTTTATAAAGGGTGAAGATGAAAATGAAGGTGCTATTCTTTCCAGTTTAAATAAATTTAATAAGTTCTATTTAAGTGTAGCCTTTATCACCTTTGCTAATGGTGGAGATAATATTGGAATTTATGTTCCGTTCTTTTCTACTTTAAATAACAACCAACTGGTCATTACAGTTGTTACTTTCTTTATAATGGTTGCGGTCTGGTGTTTAATCGGATATCGTCTAGCAAGATTCAGATATGTTTCTGAAACACTTGAGAAATACGGCCGATGGGTTATTCCAATTGTGTTTATAGGATTAGGCCTTTATATCATGGCAGAAAATAATATATTTTCTAACCTGTGGTCTCACTTCGTAAATTTTGAAAATAATTAAATTCTCAATTAACCGTAATGACTTACGATCATTTTACTGATAAATCCCCTTTACTTTTAAAGTATTAAGTACAATTCTTTATAGAAAATAGAACTCCGAGGTGACGACTTTGTATTGGATCATTATTCTCACAGTAAGTATTGATCAATTATGTAAATATTTAGTTCGAAATTTTATGGACTACGGACAATCCATTCCACTTATCAATGGTGTTTTTCAATTAACATCTCATCGTAATGCGGGTGCTGCCTGGGGAATTTTTTCGGGACAAAAAATATTCTTGATTAGTATTGCAATTATTGTTATTGTCTTTGGCCTTATTTATTCTCGTAAAGTCTCCGATAAGCTAACACGTATAGCCTTTGGATTTTTTATAGGAGGTGCAATGGGAAACGTTGTAGATCGTTTAATTTTTGGGGAAGTAACAGATATGTTCGAAGTTACATTTATTAATTATCCAATTTTTAATACTGCGGATGTATTTTTAGTTAGTGGAGCTATTTTATTAATGATAAGTACTTATAGAGAATCTAAAACACAAAAAAATCTATCCTAGATTATAGACACAAATCCATTTCTCATTCGATTTTTAAAGAAATTGACAAAATAACTTTATTAATTAAACGATTATTTTATTATTGAAATGAAGTGTGTTTTTCTTTATATGAATATTCCGTAAAACTCTTCAGGAAAGAGCTTTTAAGTTTTTTTATCATCCTTTCGAAAGGAGGTGATAAATTGTATTATTGATTGAAATCGGAACTACTGCGTTAGCACACAACAGTAATAACAATAGCAATAATCACTCAATGTTCGATCGTACACACTACCATTTATGAAGGAAATGCAGCCAAATCTAACCGAACAAGAAATCAAAAATATGTATGATTTGTGTCTCAGCGACCAGGGACAAGCCTTAAACGCTATGCTCAGTACGAAAAATAATGAGCAAAATGCAATGAAAGTTGAACTAAGTCATAGACAATACGTGATAACGACTGTGATATAGGGTGGTAATAAATAGCTATCGCCATTTCAGGAAAGATAAGCCCTATCACTGTGAAGGGCAGTGGTTGGTAAGCCTATATACCAACAATTACTAGTATTGGAGGAGATTTTGATGAAAGTGGCTAATTCAATTGTAGAACTTATCGGGAATACTCCACTTGTTAAACTAAATCGCGTTGTAAATCCTGATCATGCAGATGTCTATTTAAAGCTTGAATATTTTAACCCAGGAAGTAGTGTAAAGGATCGTATTGCTATAGCCATGATTGAAGCAGCTGAAAAAGATGGAATCCTAAAGCCGGGAAGTACGATTGTTGAGCCAACTAGTGGAAATACAGGAATTGGGTTAGCAATGGTAGCTGCCGCAAAGGGATACAAAACGATTATCGTCATGCCAGAAACCATGAGTATGGAACGTCGAAATTTACTCCGTGCCTATGGTGCCGAGCTCGTTTTAACTCCTGGACCGGAAGGTATGGGGGGAGCAATTCGCAAAGCTCAAGAGTTATTGGAGGAAAATCCACAGTATTTTGTTCCTCAGCAGTTTAATAATCCAGCCAATCCAAAAATCCATCAAGAAACAACTGGACAAGAGCTTGTTGGTCAAGCTGAAGAAATTGGTGGAATTGATGCTTTTGTTTCTGGAATTGGTACAGGAGGTACGGTTACAGGTGCTGGTCAGGTCCTTAAGGAAAAGTTTCCAGCAATACATATTGTTGCCGTTGAGCCAGTAGCATCCCCAGTCCTTTCTGGCGGTAAGCCAGGACCTCATAAAATTCAAGGAATTGGAGCTGGATTCATACCGGAAATTTTAGATACTGAAATTTATGATGAGGTCATTACAGTAGAGAATGAGCAAGCTTTTGAAACTTCACGTCTGGTAGCAAAACAAGAAGGGATTCTTGGTGGGATTTCTTCAGGAGCTGCCATATATGCTGCCTTGAAAGTAGCTGAGAAGCTTGGTAAAGGAAAAAAAGTTGTTGCGATTATTCCAAGTAATGGAGAAAGATATTTAAGCACACCTCTTTATCAATTCGAAGGTTAAAAATTCTATGGGTGTAACTTGTTAAGAGCTACACCCATAGAATTTTTTTAGTAAAAAAAAGGAGTAACCTGTTTATATATTATGAAAGGCCTTTATACTTTCTTTCTAAATTACATAATCTCCTTTCAATATGATGGATCTTTTCTAATATTTCCTTTTGCATCAACAATTGCTGATACATCATTTTCCTCATATCATCCATAAATTTTTTCTCAATTTCCCATTCCTTTTCCTCTTGTCCATTATTTTCTTCTAATCGATAAACATATGGATATTGATACCATTGATTAGGATAATAATACATTTTTACCCTCCTTTTCATACGAGCGATCAATCTAAAATATGTATATAGGTAAAACTCAGTGTTTGTTTAAAAAAGTTTATTTTACTTATAAAGAAAGCTTTATCATTTTTGAATTTTTGTAAAATTCAATCTTCCCTTTTTTCGTATTTTATATATATGGGTATAATGAAGACAAAGGAGGGTGGAAGTATTGAAAAAATTACTTACGTCTTTTGTAGCTATTGCTTTATTTCTAGGTATTGGCACTGCTGCTCTTGCACATTCAAACAACACTCCTAGTCAAGGGAATGGGAATGGAAATTTGCAACAAATGATGGATTATTGTTCTGAAATGATGGATTCTTTCATGAATAATCATCAAAACAATATACCTAATGAAACCTCAACATCAAAGAATTTAAATACAGGACAGACAAATTCAAATAATAGTACCACGAATAACCACCAGAACCAAAACCATTCTATGTATGACGATTGTTGGTAGAAAATAACAACAGAAAGAGCATGGGCTACAATAAATGTCCAAGCTCTTTCTTTTTTTTATAAATAAAAAAACAGTTTCCTATATCCTTACACAATATTTACGTCTTTCATGCTAATTGTAGCTTTGAAATGTTAAAAGTTTGATAAAAATGGATTCTCATATCAATACTTAGTTCAATTTTTTATAAAAAAGTTTGATCATTTCGTTGAAGGTGAATTTTTATTTAGGTTAGTTCTTTGATATAGCCAATAACATTCCCTAAACAACAACTACCTTGAGGGTTGTTCACCTCACAACCACATCGGTTTCCTTTTATGTTTTCACGAATATGTTTTACTGGATTAGGAGTAAGTCCTTTTTCAATATATTGTTTAATTTTTTCTTTTGTCCAACCGAAACAATAGCAGACTGGAACAACGGAAGAATCATCTTTTTGATGGGGTAGCGTCAGGAAAATGCGGATTTACAACGATAAGGAAATTACAATAATAAAAAGCCCAATTTCTCAGTATTAAAATTGAGAATTTGGACTTTTTTCGTTACTCTAGAAAAGCGTCTGAGTGTGGAAGATCTTAGTATAAAAGAATCAATATTGAAGTAATGTTTCTTACTATACTAAAGCGACCCGTTAGTAGCAAAAGGTAAGGTAAAAAAGCTCCAAAAAAGAAGATTTAACCAGCACAACAAGATAATTTTGAAACATCTTTATCAAACGTAAGGGCAGCTAATTTTAACCCTTCTGCCATTGTTAAATATGGGGCAAGGGTTTCGCGAATATCATCTATGGTTAAACCGAATTTGACAGCTAATGTAGCTGCATAAATTACGTCTCCTGCATTTTCTGCCACCACATGAGCTCCCAAAACTTTCATTGTTTTCGAGTCTGCCACTAATTTAAACACGCCTGTTGTTTCCCGATTAACCAAGGCCCTCGGAACGGCATCTAACGGTAAAACGGATGTTTTAACCTCATAGCCTTTATCTTTTGCCTGTTGCTCCGTTAAACCAACGGTTGCAATTGCCGGGCCCGTAAACGTAACCCCTGGAACCACTTCTAAATTTAGCTTTTTGTTCAGTCCTCCGATAGCATTTCCTGCTGCCACTCCACCCTGATAGGCTGCCACATACACGAATTGGGGACCTAGCGTGACATCTCCTGCGGCATAAATACGAGTATTTGTTGTTCTTGAATAATCATCTATTATGATTTCACCACGAGAACCTATTTCCACGCCTGCTGCCTGTAAGTTTAAAGTAGCCGTGTTTGGTGTTCTGCCTGTCGCAACTAGCAATTGATCTGCTTCAATGATACGCTTCTTGCCATTAACTTCTACAAGAACCTTTTTTATGTCTCCATTTTTTTCGATTCGTTCATAGGTTGCTCCTTTTACAAGATTTATTCCTTGTTCGACTAGAGATTTTTCAACTGATTCTGAAATCTCTGGATCATATTCTTTTAAGAGGCGTTCACTTCGTTGCATTAACGTAACTTCTGAGCCGAGATTATGAAATAGTTGTCCTAATTCCATGCCAATATAACCAGAACCAATAACCACAAGACGTTTTGGTACCTTCTTTAATTCAAGTAAAGACGTGCTAGTTAAATAATCTACCTCATTTAGCCCAGGAATGTTTGGTTTAGCTGGTGAAGCACCTGTCGCGATTAAGAATCGTTTAGCCGATATAAGTGCTCCGTTCACTTCAACAGTTTTTTCATCTACGAATTTTGCTTCACCTTCTATTAATTCGAAACCATAGTCATCAATTAAATCAACATATTTAGAGTTTCTAAGCTCTGTTACCAACTCATTTTTTTGTTTAATCAATGGCGCCAAATCAACTTCACCGGCTGATGTATGCAATCCTACAAACGGATTGTTTTTTGCTAAATGATTAATTTCGCCAGCACGTAACAAGGTCTTTGAAGGAACACAACCAATATTTACACATGTTCCACCAATTGTTCCACGCTCAATCATCGCCACTTTTGCTCCATATTTCACGGCTTCAATGGCTGATGAAAAGGCAGCTCCGCCGGAACCAATGATGATGTAATCATAGTCACCTTCATCACCTAACTGTACCATTTCTTGCAATTGTATTTCTTCAACTTCTCCTGGTTGATATTTAGCTTCAGCAATCACTTTCTTCGCTGTTTCAACTTCTACGTCATTTGGAAGTTCAAATACAGCTTCCCCACGGCGAAAATCCACTTCAATCCCGTTTGCTCCCATGTTTTCAAGAGCAACAGCAACATGCTCTTCGCAACCCGTACAGGTCATTCCTTGAACGTTTACTCGATATTTTTTCATGTTAAAGCCCTCCTTTTACTCGACTCCAAGCCCTAAATCCGACACTGCCAACTTAATTGATTTTAAATCCGTTTTCTTATCATCATAAGATACTGTTACTTTCCCCTTACTTCCACTGACTTTAATGGCTGTTTTGCCAACACCATTCACTTGTTTCAAAACATCTTTGACAACTGAAGGCGGACAACAATCCATCCCCAAAACCGTAAATGTCCCTGTTTTAGTTTTTTCAATGGTAGCTTTTACATGCTCCTTAGCATCTATAGTATTTTGTGCTTCTTTTTCGTTACTACACGCACTAACCACTAACAGAAGGGATAATTAATCCTAATTAAGTGTACTCTCATATAAACACCTCATTTTTATAATCCACCTTCAACTAGAAATAAAAAAAGAAACATACAAAAAACGAAAAATGTCGTGATCCATAAGCCGATGATAGAACTTTTTCTTTTTCCCTTTCTTCCATAAACCATGTAAAAGGAGTAAGCAAGAAGGATAATCGTTACGATGCTAAACAATAATCGATATTTCAATGAGTAGAAGGCTAATGCTCCGGCAAAACCGGTTAATCCCAGGGGGATAAAAATCAACGGGCCCAGGCAGCATCCAGCCATAACAAAAGCCGAAAAGATGGTAGCTAATTGCGACACTCTTTCCTTCATGCTTTAAACCTCTCCATGCTACAACAATCATGTGTCGTTGTGCTTTCTTTCTTTGTTTCTGGATTAAGTTTCCTCCAACCCATAAAAAGAGCAAAAACGAACAACAGACCCATCATGATGAAAATAATATCTTTATATTCCGTGAAGTATGATGCCAATGCTGTTCCTGCAAACAACGGAAGCAGTAAAACCAGATGGCATGGGCATGTGATTAGAGCGACAAGAAACCAACCTGTGCTTTTTATTGTATTTTTCATCCTGTTTCACCTCTTATTTCTTCATCAGTGTTTCAATAATAGGGCATTCGTAAATATCTTTGTTTTCGGGACATCTTTCTTTAAGATCCACCAGTATTCGTTCAATTCTCTTAAGATCTTCAATTTTACGCTGGATGTCCTCTATCTTAAGAACAGTGAAATCATACATATCACGGCATTTGGTTTCGTCGCGATCGACGACCCCTAGCAATTTATCAATTTCGTTTAAGGTAAATCCCAGTTCCTGCATCCGTTTGATAAAATTCAACCGATCGACGGTTGGTTCTGAATACATTCGGTACCCTTTTTCGGTACGATCAGGCTCTGGAACTAATCCTAAACGTTCATAATATCGTATGGTCTCC from the Niallia sp. FSL W8-0635 genome contains:
- the resA gene encoding thiol-disulfide oxidoreductase ResA — protein: MKNKRTRSIVRISLLLLMALAVAYTLYQNFFTERIRVQAGDQAPDFVLEDMNGNNVQLSDLKGKGVFLNFWGTWCKPCEKEMPYMERQYNHFKNLGVEILAVNIAESDIAIESFVNRHGLTFPILKDKDRAVTEAYDITPIPTTFLIDKKGKVLKVITGSMTERDIANYMELIKP
- the ccsB gene encoding c-type cytochrome biogenesis protein CcsB, whose translation is MVALSSNLLYAAFLLYLVATFLFGGAIRDKRKQYEKPSKWAKVAITITILAFASHLGYFITRWVASGQAPVSNMFEFITAFSMMMVLAFIILYFIYKVAVLGLFTLPITLLIIAYGSMFPTDISPLIPALQSDWLAIHVTTTALGSAILASSFISGVIYLLRSVDQTKRSKGTFWLEVVMYTIVATLAFVVVTSVFRGMEYEAVYKWVDKNDQEVEMTYNLPSIVGPNQGELLTKGKMEAFVEVPAIIAAGKLNTVIWSSVTGLFLYGVLRLILRKRIAAALQPLTKNIKLDLVDEIGYRSVAIGFPIFTLGALIFAMIWAQIAWTRFWGWDPKEVWALITWLFYAAYLHLRLSKGWHGEKSAWLGVIGFGIIIFNLIFVNLIIAGLHSYA
- the lspA gene encoding signal peptidase II, which encodes MTTLYWIIILTVSIDQLCKYLVRNFMDYGQSIPLINGVFQLTSHRNAGAAWGIFSGQKIFLISIAIIVIVFGLIYSRKVSDKLTRIAFGFFIGGAMGNVVDRLIFGEVTDMFEVTFINYPIFNTADVFLVSGAILLMISTYRESKTQKNLS
- a CDS encoding ArsR/SmtB family transcription factor yields the protein MSLVDKNIKDTLKDECEIYCYDPIKVSRLQDLLSSKSTLHLSKKFKLLADETRLKIILSLAIEGELCVCDVANIIQSSIATASYHLRFLKRSGVANYRKEGKLAFYYIDDEIFKSMVLLSFHHKES
- a CDS encoding class I SAM-dependent methyltransferase yields the protein MDKNKKGDYIPALKYHWMTRFYDPLIQWGMQEKKFKTHLVKQANLQQKETIMDLACGTGTLALLIQQSQPGVQVIGVDADPEILSIAMEKIKETQVNNITFEEGFSYKLPFSNNLFHHIFTSLFIHHLTLEMKKKTFEEVYRTLKSGGQFHIIDFEKPQNWLMRVAFFPIQFLDGFETTSNHVKGVIPSLLKETGFVLIEETGQFSTITGTLRAYKAFKP
- a CDS encoding cytochrome c biogenesis CcdA family protein — protein: MEQLSLFLAFGAGLLSFISPCSLPLYPAFLSYITGVSINDLKEGKGILRRKAFIHTILFLVGFSIIFLALGLSTSFIGTFFMDYQDLLRQLGAIVMVFFGLVLTGVLKFDFLLSDKKIHFQKRPSGYIGSILIGLGFAAGWTPCTGPILAGVIALGVSDPGKGLLYMLFYVLGFSIPFLLMSLFIDKMTFLKKHSAIFMSIGGILMIVMGGLLYFNMMTKIIAVLTSLFGGFTGF
- the resB gene encoding cytochrome c biogenesis protein ResB, translated to MEHVKCECGHSIPHGTVLCESCGRTIGNKKDEVSEKLLDMRYDGGARRSQTYKKSLIDKIWNFFSSVKVGIWIIVLLLIASAIGTIFPQEMYIPPTVVPQEFYKDEYGFLGQMYYELGFHNLYSSWWYFLLIAALGISLVVASLDRFIPLYRALKKQGITRHESFLRRQRLFSETNVEENLDEQLDLIISNLKRKRYQVREENGHFLAEKSRFSRWGPYVNHVGLIIFLIGGMLRFVPGMYVDEMLWIRDGETSVIPGTDGKYYLTSDKFIMDTYQKDQEDEVFSNTLSRVGDGNVVKNFQTNVTLYERKGEIVHGAEPELEKIKDEQIRVNYPLKHDSYALYQTSYKLNELNKFNFNLVDKETEESFGKIKVDLLEPNKEYDLGNGYKVEIVTYLPNFYFNSEGVPDTKNRVPDNPAFVFNMISPEKPEGERSFIAIKQTFDPDEDNQLKMKFEGVETKNLSALTVRKDNTLWFLGVGGAIFMIGVIQGMYWNHRRIWIRRDGDNVLIAGHTNKNWYGIQNEVNGILKETSIQELTDQTNEKS
- a CDS encoding CadD family cadmium resistance transporter encodes the protein MNLILTILSALGSFIVTNIDDIFVLMLLFSQASSQAKASNGRTVNMQPKGSRIYPKDIVIGQYLGFALLVLISLLATFGVTLIPDQWVGLLGLIPIYLGVKLFIKGEDENEGAILSSLNKFNKFYLSVAFITFANGGDNIGIYVPFFSTLNNNQLVITVVTFFIMVAVWCLIGYRLARFRYVSETLEKYGRWVIPIVFIGLGLYIMAENNIFSNLWSHFVNFENN